One window from the genome of Salmo salar chromosome ssa25, Ssal_v3.1, whole genome shotgun sequence encodes:
- the LOC106586796 gene encoding 60S ribosomal protein L8: protein MGRVIRGQRKGAGSVFKAHVKHRKGAAKLRHIDFAERHGYIKGIVKDIIHDPGRGAPLAKVAFRDPYRFKKRTELFIAAEGIHTGQFIYCGKKAQLNIGNVLPVGTMPEGTIICCLEEKPGDRGKLARASGNYATVISHNPETKKSRVKLPSGSKKVIASANRAVVGVVAGGGRIDKPILKAGRAYHKYKAKRNSWPRVRGVAMNPVEHPFGGGNHQHIGKPSTIRRDAPAGRKVGLIAARRTGRLRGTKTVSEKEN, encoded by the exons ATGGGCCGTGTTATCAGGGGACAGAGGAAAGGTGCTGGCTCTGTGTTCAAAGCCCACGTGAAGCACAGAAAAGGTGCTGCTAAACTCCGACACATTGACTTTGCTGAGCGTCATGGTTACATCAAGGGAATTGTGAAG GATATCATCCACGACCCAGGCCGTGGTGCTCCCCTGGCCAAGGTGGCTTTCCGTGACCCCTACCGATTCAAGAAGAGGACGGAGCTGTTTATTGCTGCAGAGGGCATCCACACCGGACAGTTCATCTACTGTGGCAAGAAAG CTCAGCTGAACATCGGTAATGTCTTGCCTGTGGGCACCATGCCTGAGGGAACCatcatctgctgtctggaggagaAGCCTGGCGACAGGGGCAAGCTGGCCAGGGCGTCTGGGAACTACGCCACGGTCATCTCCCACAACCCAGAGACCAAGAAGTCCAGGGTCAAGCTGCCCTCTGGCTCCAAGAAGGTCATCGCCTCCGCAAACAGAGCCGTTGTTG GTGTGGTTGCTGGAGGTGGACGTATTGACAAGCCCATCCTGAAGGCCGGTCGTGCCTACCACAAGTACAAGGCCAAGAGGAACTCATGGCCACGTGTCCGTGGTGTAGCCATGAAC CCTGTTGAGCATCCCTTCGGTGGTGGTAACCACCAGCATATTGGAAAACCCTCAACTATCAGGAGGGACGCACCTGCTGGTCGCAAGGTCGGTCTCATTGCTGCCCGTCGTACAGGCAGACTGCGTGGAACAAAGACCGTCTCGGAGAAGGAGAACTAG